The Algiphilus sp. nucleotide sequence GCGCCGGCACGGACCGATCCGGGCAGCTGGCTGGCGGCTTTCGGCGCCGTCGCCATCTGGACCGGGTTCATCCTGGTGACGCGCTATTCCGAGCGCGGCACTCTGCTGCCCACCGATCTGGCGGCACTGCGCTTTGCCGGTGCCGGGCTGATCATGGCGCCGTGGCTGTGGCGCGTGCGGCACCGCCTGCCGTCGCTGCCGCGCATGCTGCTGCTGGCGCTGTGCGGCGGCATCGGCTACGCACTGCTGGCCTATCACGCCTTCGCGCTGGCGCCCGCCGCGCACGGTGCCGTGCTGCTGCCCGGCATGATGCCCTTCCTGGTGGCACTGGTCGCGATGGTCGTGCTCGGCGAACGGCCTTCGCCGGGTCGCGCGCTCGGTCTCGCGATCATTGCCGGCGGCATGGTGTGCGTCGCCGTCGAGGGCATCGCGCCCGGACTCGGTGACGGCACCGTCTGGCGCGGCGATGCGCTGTTCGTCGCGGCCTCGCTGTGCTGGTCGGTGTTCACCGTGCTGCTGCGGCGCTGGGCGGTCGCGCCGTGGGACGCGGTGGGCATCACCGCCTGTTTCTCGGCGCTGATCTACCTGCCCGTGCACGCGCTGCTGCTGCCCTCGGCGATCGCGGATGCACCGCTGTCCGAGGTCCTGCTGCAGGGCGGTTACCAGGGCTTCCTCGCGGTGATCGTGGCGCTGGCCCTGTTCGCGCGCGCGGTGGCCGGTCTGGGGCCGACGCGCATGGGCGTGCTCATGGCGCTCGTGCCGGCGTCGGGCGCGCTGCTGGCAGTGCCGGTGCTCGGGGAGCCGCTGACCCCGCTGACGATCGCCGGCGTGGTCTTCGCCAGTGGCGGTGCCGTCATCGCCGCGCGCGCTCAGGCACTATCCTTCCGCCGTTAGCCGCGGGCGGTCCTCCGGGTTCCGCCGCGGCCGGCGCCCGTCTCCTCGAGAATCGACCCGTATGCCGCAGATCCAGCTCACCCCCGTTCAGGCCCGCATCCTCGGCAGCCTTGCGGAGAAGGCCGTCACCACGCCGGCCTACTATCCGATGACGCTCAACGCCATCCTCGCGGCCGCCAACCAGAAGAGCGCGCGCCATCCGGCGATGAAGCTCGGCGAGGGCGAAGCCGGCAGCGCGCTGGCCGATCTGGTCGAGATGCGGCTGGTCACGCGCGACGACGATAGCGGCCGCGTACCCAAGTGGCGTCACCGCTTCGAGCACGAGACGCTGCTGCCGAAGCCGGTGCTCGCCGTGCTGGTGGCGCTGATGCTGCGCGGACCGCAGACCCAGGCCGAGCTGCGCGCCCACGCCGCGCCGATGGGCGGCCCCGATGACGCCGAAGGCGTGCGCGCCGCGCTCGAGCGCATGGCCGACGGCCCCGACCCCTTCGTGCGCGAGATGCCGCGCGCCGCCGGCCAGTCGGCAGCGCGCTGGGCGCATCTGCTGTGTGGTGAGCCGGAGATGCCGGCGGCGGTGCCGGCCGCGGCGCCGGCGCGGGGTGGCCAGCAGGAGGCCATCGCCGAGCTCGAGGCGCGGGTCGACGCGCTGGAGGCCGAGGTCGCCCGCATGCGCGAAGCGCTCGGGATGTAGCACGGCGTCGGCCGCGGCTATGCTGGCGGCTGCAATTGTCGTCTCCTCCCCGCATGGCCATCCGCATCGTCCGTCTCGGCACGCCGCGTCTCGATGACGAGGGACTCCGCATCGGCGCCGTGCGCCGCCCGCCGCGCGGCGTACCGAAGGCCGAGACCGCCAGCCGCGACATCTACGATGTCTGGTTCCCCACGCTGGCGCCGAGCGAGAATCTGCTGAAGACATTCGCGCCGGTGTCCGAGGCGTCGTGGAAGACCTTCGCGCGTCGCTACCGTGCCGAGATGAAGCAGCCCGACGCGCGCCACGCCATTGCGCTTCTGGCCGCGATGTCGCGGGATACCCATTTCGCGGTGGGTTGCTACTGCGCCACCGAGGCGCTGTGCCACCGCTCCGTCCTGCGCGAGCTGCTCGAGGCCGCGGGCGCGTGCCTCCGATGAGCGGCCACTGTCAGCCGGGACGGCGGGACTAGCGTGGCGGCGGCGGGCGATCGGGCGCTGCTCACCGGCCTCGTCCATGCCGCCGAGGCGGCGGGTGCGGCGGCGGCGCGCTGTCGCGACCGGGGTCTCGGCGTCGCCGAGAAGGCCGGCGGCGAGATCGTGACCACCGCCGATCGCGCATCGGGCGGTGTTCTCTACGAGCACTTCGCGCGTCTGCTTCCGGGGGTGCCGGTCGTGTCGGAGGAGGGCACGGAACGCGCGCCGGGCCCGGGAGCGCGCATCGTGGCGGACGAGCTCGACGGCACCGCGCCGTTCGCGGCCGGAGCGCCGGACTGGGGCGTGATGGTTGCGCTGGTCGACGAGGCGCCGCTGGCGGCGGTCATCCATCTGCCGGCGCTCGGCGCCACCATCGCTGCAGAACGCGGTGCCGGCTGCCGCATCAATGGCGAGCCGGTGCGCGTGCGTTGCGGGGCGGACCCGGCGGATATCGTGCTCGGTCTCGAGATCAACGCCCGCCTCGACGATGCCGACTGGGACCGCCTGCGGGCGGTCACGCGCACGGTGCGCACCGCCCGCTGCACGGCCTGCTCGGCGTCGAGCACGCTCGCACTGCTGCGCGGGGTCACCGGGGCCTATCTCAATCTGCGCGGCGGCAGGATCTGGGATTTCGCC carries:
- a CDS encoding DUF480 domain-containing protein; its protein translation is MPQIQLTPVQARILGSLAEKAVTTPAYYPMTLNAILAAANQKSARHPAMKLGEGEAGSALADLVEMRLVTRDDDSGRVPKWRHRFEHETLLPKPVLAVLVALMLRGPQTQAELRAHAAPMGGPDDAEGVRAALERMADGPDPFVREMPRAAGQSAARWAHLLCGEPEMPAAVPAAAPARGGQQEAIAELEARVDALEAEVARMREALGM
- a CDS encoding DMT family transporter; translation: MAAFGAVAIWTGFILVTRYSERGTLLPTDLAALRFAGAGLIMAPWLWRVRHRLPSLPRMLLLALCGGIGYALLAYHAFALAPAAHGAVLLPGMMPFLVALVAMVVLGERPSPGRALGLAIIAGGMVCVAVEGIAPGLGDGTVWRGDALFVAASLCWSVFTVLLRRWAVAPWDAVGITACFSALIYLPVHALLLPSAIADAPLSEVLLQGGYQGFLAVIVALALFARAVAGLGPTRMGVLMALVPASGALLAVPVLGEPLTPLTIAGVVFASGGAVIAARAQALSFRR
- a CDS encoding inositol monophosphatase family protein, translating into MAAAGDRALLTGLVHAAEAAGAAAARCRDRGLGVAEKAGGEIVTTADRASGGVLYEHFARLLPGVPVVSEEGTERAPGPGARIVADELDGTAPFAAGAPDWGVMVALVDEAPLAAVIHLPALGATIAAERGAGCRINGEPVRVRCGADPADIVLGLEINARLDDADWDRLRAVTRTVRTARCTACSASSTLALLRGVTGAYLNLRGGRIWDFAAPALVIAEAGGTVRDPGGGALRWDAIPMGFAAAANAALLTRLVTVMDAAAASC
- a CDS encoding DUF488 family protein, whose protein sequence is MAIRIVRLGTPRLDDEGLRIGAVRRPPRGVPKAETASRDIYDVWFPTLAPSENLLKTFAPVSEASWKTFARRYRAEMKQPDARHAIALLAAMSRDTHFAVGCYCATEALCHRSVLRELLEAAGACLR